The Oscillatoria sp. FACHB-1407 genome contains a region encoding:
- the hypA gene encoding hydrogenase maturation nickel metallochaperone HypA, whose product MHETDMTKALILTVKDWWESQPDRPVISQVHLTVGKCTCVEPASLQFAYAVQTQNTFLEGTELVIRETPLIAFCHPCQKEYEPDIGTHYACPTCHSPMDDIRSGRELKIDRLELRSVVGSQ is encoded by the coding sequence ATGCATGAGACCGACATGACAAAGGCACTGATTCTCACGGTCAAAGATTGGTGGGAGTCACAGCCCGATCGCCCCGTTATTTCCCAGGTCCATCTCACGGTTGGCAAATGCACCTGCGTTGAGCCAGCGAGCCTGCAATTTGCCTACGCTGTGCAAACCCAGAATACTTTTTTAGAAGGAACGGAGTTGGTGATTCGAGAAACACCGCTCATTGCCTTCTGTCATCCCTGCCAAAAGGAATATGAACCGGATATTGGCACTCATTATGCCTGTCCGACCTGCCATTCCCCGATGGATGATATTCGCTCTGGGCGAGAGCTCAAAATTGATCGGCTCGAATTAAGGTCAGTGGTTGGTAGTCAGTAG
- the hypB gene encoding hydrogenase nickel incorporation protein HypB, producing MHQTVDVALGINLLHANQAGADHNRSHLDEWGITCLNIMSSPGAGKTVLLERTLATLSRDLAIAVIEGDMTTELDAERLRQYGVPVIAINTGRSCHLDSKMVAGGLHQLEHNHDPSTFDLLLVENVGNLVCPAEFEVGEHAKVALLSVTEGADKPLKYPVMFQEADCLLITKTDLVPYLDVDVEQIAANVRQMNPDATIIPVSAKTGEGLETWFAWVKGQVAAQAVSRASYPVVALQA from the coding sequence ATGCATCAAACAGTTGACGTTGCTCTCGGAATTAACCTGCTCCATGCCAATCAGGCAGGGGCAGATCACAATCGATCGCACCTGGATGAATGGGGCATTACCTGTCTCAACATCATGAGTAGCCCCGGTGCGGGTAAGACCGTGTTGTTGGAGCGCACTTTGGCAACGCTGAGCCGTGACCTGGCGATCGCGGTGATCGAAGGCGACATGACGACAGAATTGGATGCCGAGCGTCTGCGCCAGTATGGTGTTCCCGTCATTGCCATTAACACCGGGCGTTCCTGTCATCTCGACTCCAAGATGGTGGCGGGTGGTCTGCACCAGTTGGAGCACAACCACGACCCCAGCACATTTGATTTGCTGTTGGTTGAGAATGTGGGCAATCTGGTTTGCCCTGCTGAGTTTGAGGTGGGTGAGCACGCCAAAGTAGCTCTGTTGAGTGTCACTGAGGGGGCCGACAAACCGCTGAAATATCCGGTGATGTTTCAGGAAGCTGATTGCTTACTGATCACCAAAACCGATCTGGTTCCCTATTTGGATGTCGATGTAGAACAGATTGCTGCCAATGTGCGCCAGATGAATCCTGATGCCACCATCATTCCCGTCTCTGCCAAAACAGGCGAAGGTTTAGAAACCTGGTTTGCCTGGGTCAAAGGTCAGGTCGCTGCTCAGGCAGTCAGTCGGGCATCATACCCCGTTGTTGCGTTGCAGGCTTAG
- the psb28 gene encoding photosystem II reaction center protein Psb28, producing MTSTPFIYFFEGIPEELSDVSLRRNRSTGVRSVLLTFKQLKSIERFNSYTKRFAQGLRLVDSEGEISVEPDSVQFVFGGPEGDELVRVECKFEIQREDHWERFVRFMNRYAEANGMEYGERKQT from the coding sequence ATGACATCTACCCCATTTATTTATTTTTTTGAAGGGATTCCCGAAGAACTCAGCGATGTCAGTTTGCGCCGCAATCGCTCAACAGGCGTTCGCTCTGTGTTGTTGACCTTCAAGCAGTTGAAATCGATTGAACGGTTTAACAGTTACACCAAGCGTTTTGCCCAAGGGTTGCGATTGGTAGACAGTGAAGGAGAAATCAGTGTTGAACCGGACTCTGTGCAGTTTGTGTTTGGTGGTCCAGAAGGTGATGAGCTAGTGCGCGTCGAGTGCAAATTTGAGATTCAGCGAGAAGACCACTGGGAGCGGTTTGTGCGGTTTATGAATCGCTACGCCGAAGCAAATGGGATGGAGTATGGCGAGCGGAAGCAGACGTAA
- a CDS encoding HesB/IscA family protein, whose protein sequence is MTQATQSQQRGILMTDAALRQVLSLREKQGNQDLCLRVGVRQGGCSGMSYVMDFEDFSNVRENDEVFDYEGFKVVCDPKSILYLYGLVLDYSDAMIGGGFQFTNPNANQTCGCGKSFS, encoded by the coding sequence ATGACGCAAGCAACTCAGTCTCAACAGCGTGGCATTCTTATGACTGACGCCGCCCTTCGTCAGGTTCTCTCTCTACGTGAAAAGCAGGGCAACCAAGACCTGTGTTTGCGAGTTGGGGTTCGTCAGGGTGGCTGCTCTGGAATGTCTTATGTCATGGACTTTGAAGACTTTAGTAACGTTCGTGAAAATGATGAGGTCTTTGACTACGAGGGCTTTAAGGTCGTCTGTGATCCAAAAAGCATTCTTTACCTCTATGGGCTGGTGTTGGATTACAGCGATGCCATGATTGGCGGCGGGTTCCAGTTTACAAACCCCAATGCCAACCAAACCTGTGGCTGTGGCAAGTCGTTCTCTTAA
- the thyD gene encoding thylakoid membrane protein ThyD produces the protein MKVAVTGATGFVGGYLVKRLQQEGHTVVVLTRDAQRGKQMFPSSSFANVEVVAYTPLESGDWQRAIAGCDGVVNLAGAPIAESRWTPERKQEILDSRVIGTRKIVEAIAQANPKPSVLINSSAIGYYGTSETSTFDETSAAGDDFLAEVCKAWEAEAQAVKASGTRLVILRTGIVLGMGGAIAKMLLPFQLFAGGPIGSGRQWFSWIHINDLVSLIVKALTDSSLEGTFNATAPNPVRMNEFCNVLGQVMHRPSWLPVPDFVLETLLGDAARVVLEGQQVLPKQTLATGFAYQYDTLKPALKQVLGK, from the coding sequence ATGAAAGTAGCGGTCACAGGGGCAACAGGGTTTGTTGGTGGTTATCTGGTGAAGCGATTGCAGCAGGAAGGACATACTGTTGTCGTGCTGACTCGTGATGCCCAGCGTGGCAAGCAGATGTTTCCCTCAAGCAGCTTTGCGAATGTTGAGGTGGTGGCATACACGCCACTGGAGTCGGGAGATTGGCAGAGGGCGATCGCCGGATGTGATGGTGTGGTTAACCTGGCAGGTGCACCGATCGCTGAGAGCCGTTGGACACCTGAGCGCAAGCAAGAGATTCTTGACAGTCGTGTGATTGGCACTCGCAAGATCGTAGAGGCGATCGCCCAGGCAAATCCAAAGCCCAGTGTTTTGATCAACTCATCGGCGATTGGCTACTACGGCACGAGTGAAACCTCCACCTTTGATGAAACGAGTGCGGCAGGAGATGACTTTTTAGCCGAGGTCTGTAAGGCGTGGGAGGCTGAAGCACAGGCGGTAAAAGCCTCTGGCACTCGACTGGTGATTTTGAGAACGGGCATTGTTTTGGGGATGGGTGGGGCGATCGCCAAGATGCTACTGCCATTTCAACTATTTGCCGGAGGTCCGATTGGCAGTGGTCGGCAGTGGTTCTCCTGGATTCACATCAACGATCTGGTCAGCTTGATTGTCAAAGCTTTGACAGATTCTTCCCTAGAAGGCACCTTCAACGCCACTGCCCCCAACCCCGTCCGCATGAATGAGTTTTGTAACGTGTTGGGGCAGGTGATGCATCGTCCCTCCTGGTTGCCTGTTCCCGACTTTGTTCTAGAAACCCTACTGGGAGATGCTGCCAGGGTCGTTTTAGAAGGTCAACAGGTTTTACCCAAGCAAACGCTGGCGACCGGATTTGCCTATCAATACGATACGCTCAAGCCTGCTCTGAAACAGGTTTTGGGTAAGTAG
- a CDS encoding ABC transporter ATP-binding protein, which produces MHLEVNHLYKQFPTRNGSVLALKDINMHIEEGEFVCAVGASGSGKSTLLRLIAGLETATTGEVLVDGVRVTGPGSDRGMVFQHYTLYPWMTVADNVGFGLKLRGVSASQRRQQISYYLDVVGLTQFAKALPKELSGGMKQRVAIARALASCPKILLMDEPFGALDVQTKETMQQFLLEVWRRTHTSIFMITHDVEEAVFLSQRIYVLTAHPGSIQSEIAIDLPSERDYHIKRNSKFQDYKDEIMGLLRGEEVALVG; this is translated from the coding sequence ATGCACCTCGAAGTTAACCACCTCTACAAACAGTTTCCGACTCGTAATGGTTCTGTGTTGGCGTTGAAAGATATCAACATGCACATTGAGGAAGGTGAGTTTGTCTGTGCAGTAGGTGCGTCAGGTTCGGGCAAGTCTACCCTGCTGCGTCTAATTGCGGGGCTAGAGACTGCTACAACGGGGGAAGTGCTCGTGGATGGGGTGCGAGTGACAGGACCGGGCAGCGATCGCGGTATGGTATTTCAGCACTACACGCTTTATCCCTGGATGACGGTGGCAGATAACGTGGGGTTTGGGCTAAAGCTGCGAGGCGTGAGTGCCAGTCAACGGCGACAACAAATTTCGTATTATCTGGATGTGGTGGGGTTAACTCAGTTTGCCAAGGCACTGCCGAAGGAATTGTCAGGTGGGATGAAACAGCGCGTGGCGATCGCCCGTGCCCTTGCCTCCTGTCCCAAGATTTTGCTGATGGATGAACCGTTTGGTGCGTTGGATGTGCAGACCAAGGAAACCATGCAACAGTTTTTGTTAGAGGTTTGGCGACGCACCCACACCAGCATTTTTATGATCACCCATGATGTGGAAGAGGCAGTCTTCCTGTCCCAGCGGATCTATGTGCTGACGGCTCATCCTGGTAGCATTCAAAGTGAGATTGCGATCGATCTTCCTTCAGAGCGTGACTATCACATCAAACGCAACTCTAAATTTCAGGATTACAAAGACGAAATCATGGGTTTACTGCGGGGAGAGGAAGTTGCTTTGGTGGGATGA
- a CDS encoding tetratricopeptide repeat protein: protein MTETVETLFDQGIERYQAGESPETLLPLFKEVCERSPKSSPAWTCLAWLYLLDNKPSQALKAAQKAVKLNPQDPQARVNLAVAMLETAKTGVREHVEIAEQLIMAVPELREEVKKNCEDGLSRKPNWKGLIRVQNWLFGS, encoded by the coding sequence ATGACTGAGACTGTTGAAACTCTATTCGATCAAGGCATTGAGCGTTATCAAGCAGGCGAATCTCCAGAAACGCTGCTGCCACTGTTTAAAGAGGTTTGTGAGCGATCGCCCAAAAGTAGCCCCGCCTGGACGTGTCTAGCGTGGCTCTATCTACTCGATAACAAGCCCAGTCAGGCTCTCAAAGCGGCTCAAAAAGCAGTCAAGCTCAATCCACAAGATCCGCAGGCGCGAGTCAACCTGGCGGTTGCCATGCTGGAGACGGCTAAAACTGGAGTCCGGGAGCATGTTGAAATCGCCGAACAGCTGATTATGGCTGTCCCAGAGCTACGAGAAGAAGTTAAGAAGAACTGTGAAGATGGGTTAAGCCGCAAACCGAATTGGAAGGGGTTAATACGAGTTCAAAACTGGTTGTTTGGCAGCTAG
- a CDS encoding ABC transporter substrate-binding protein produces the protein MNIRKLVSWIAIFVVSVAIAISCTPSPTSTSDTGSSPAASPAGEPVTLGFSAWPGWIPWQVTQDKGIFEENNVKVDLKWFDGYLDSINALAAGQLDGNSQTLNDTISSISGGADLVIVLTNDNSTGNDQIIVSEGINSIEDLRGKKVAAEEGTVDHFLLLLGLQQAGMTQADIEFQPLETGAAAAAFAAGQLDAVGVFAPFTTKALERPGSKPLFTSADFPGAISDHLVVSRQMVDERPDDVQALVNSWFDTLNYINDNKAETLTIMSKRGGVTEDEYKEYETGTTIFTIEDNLKAMEAGSDMTSLPYAAEEISNFLVEAGLAPQAPDLSKLFDDRFVKAYAESAGT, from the coding sequence ATGAATATTCGCAAACTTGTCTCGTGGATCGCAATCTTTGTAGTGAGTGTGGCGATCGCCATCAGTTGCACTCCATCGCCCACTTCAACCTCGGATACCGGATCTTCCCCTGCTGCTAGCCCAGCAGGAGAACCCGTCACCCTTGGCTTTAGTGCTTGGCCGGGTTGGATTCCCTGGCAAGTGACGCAGGACAAAGGCATCTTTGAAGAGAACAACGTCAAGGTTGACCTGAAGTGGTTTGATGGCTATCTCGACTCAATCAACGCTCTAGCTGCTGGGCAGTTAGACGGCAACAGTCAAACCCTGAATGACACGATTAGCTCAATCTCTGGTGGTGCTGATCTGGTCATCGTTCTGACAAACGACAACTCCACTGGCAACGACCAGATCATCGTCAGTGAGGGCATCAACTCCATTGAAGATCTGCGGGGCAAAAAAGTCGCAGCAGAAGAGGGAACTGTGGATCACTTCCTCCTGTTGCTAGGGTTGCAACAAGCCGGGATGACCCAGGCAGATATTGAGTTTCAGCCATTAGAGACGGGTGCTGCTGCGGCTGCCTTTGCGGCAGGTCAGTTGGATGCAGTGGGCGTATTCGCTCCCTTCACCACCAAAGCGTTAGAGCGTCCCGGAAGCAAGCCTCTGTTTACCTCAGCCGATTTTCCGGGAGCCATTTCGGATCACCTCGTTGTTTCCCGCCAGATGGTAGATGAGCGACCCGATGATGTGCAGGCGTTAGTCAATAGCTGGTTTGACACCTTGAATTACATCAACGACAACAAAGCGGAAACCCTCACCATCATGTCAAAGCGAGGGGGGGTGACCGAAGACGAGTACAAGGAATACGAAACAGGCACCACCATCTTCACCATTGAGGACAACTTGAAGGCAATGGAGGCAGGTTCCGACATGACTTCCCTTCCCTACGCTGCCGAGGAGATCAGCAACTTCTTGGTTGAAGCAGGTCTGGCACCTCAAGCCCCTGATCTGAGCAAGTTATTTGACGATCGCTTCGTCAAAGCCTACGCCGAGTCAGCAGGAACCTAG
- a CDS encoding ABC transporter permease, with product MSQSTESFPSPIASHPSEMLPPTVFWRIAEGIPRRLVAILVSLSIAVPLLLWWVVSSWMASRGGTAAVFLPTPAQVLTAFWGLWSNGTLPKDIIFSLFRVLSGFFLAAVISVPLGGLMGSFASVRSLLEPIIGIIRYMPAPAFIPLLILYFGLGELPKILLIFIGTLFFNTLMIMDAVKFVPKELIETTYTLGGKRWQVLLQVIYPYIYPNIIDACRVNMAASWNLVIVAELVAATEGLGKRISIAQRFLRTDEIFAGLIVIGLIGLAIDLLFRLWLRIACRWAR from the coding sequence ATGAGCCAATCCACCGAGTCATTTCCCAGTCCGATCGCCTCGCATCCATCGGAAATGCTTCCTCCAACTGTCTTTTGGCGCATTGCGGAGGGCATTCCTCGACGACTGGTCGCCATTCTGGTGAGTTTGTCGATCGCCGTACCGTTGCTGTTATGGTGGGTTGTCTCTAGCTGGATGGCATCCCGTGGGGGGACAGCGGCTGTTTTTTTACCGACTCCGGCTCAAGTGCTCACAGCATTTTGGGGCTTGTGGAGCAATGGCACACTGCCTAAAGACATCATCTTTAGCCTGTTTCGCGTGTTGAGTGGATTCTTTTTGGCAGCGGTGATTTCCGTGCCGTTAGGTGGATTGATGGGTAGCTTTGCCAGTGTGCGATCGCTCCTGGAACCCATCATTGGCATCATACGCTACATGCCTGCGCCTGCATTTATTCCACTATTGATCTTGTACTTTGGCTTAGGAGAATTGCCCAAGATTCTGTTGATCTTCATCGGCACTCTATTCTTCAACACGTTGATGATTATGGATGCGGTGAAGTTTGTACCCAAGGAACTGATTGAAACCACCTACACTCTGGGGGGCAAACGCTGGCAGGTGTTGCTGCAAGTGATTTATCCCTACATCTACCCCAACATCATTGATGCCTGCCGGGTCAACATGGCAGCGTCGTGGAACCTGGTCATCGTCGCTGAACTGGTTGCTGCGACCGAGGGCTTGGGCAAACGCATCAGTATTGCTCAACGGTTTTTGAGAACCGACGAGATCTTTGCAGGGCTGATTGTGATTGGACTGATCGGACTGGCGATCGACTTGTTATTTCGGTTGTGGCTCCGTATTGCTTGTCGTTGGGCGAGGTGA